atagttgtatctcggacaaatattgtcttaacaaaccatacataaacggaaagtttatttattcagctttcagatgatgtataaatcttaatttttgagaaagttacacttatgactggttttgtggtccgtggtcaaatatttaacacaaaaaaacacagcagtgaGTACTTGTTTGCTTAATGAAAGTATATcttatatccacctttttcccgAACACGGAAGTCTTGTCCACCTCATAACAGAAAGAATCTTTGTATTTccggtctctggtgtttctagtcaaattattGCACAGCTTAACCCTActcacatttttacatttagttatatttagaaagtgtaagtttaattaattcagtCGATCTTTTACCTCcttttaacatggatttctatggagaccGGAACACGAGAGCACCCAAACGGAAGTTAGAATCTATCATGGGGGCGATATcatgaataaattgtatttgaGTTCACGGAGGGCTAACGCCTCTAACAGGCCAATTTTATTCTAGTTGTGACTTTTCCAAAAGTTTCATTGCATTTCCCACAGAATAATGATGTCACTGACATAGATTGATCAGACCGGCAATGCACTGAATGACATGTGTGCACATggatacacagacagacagcagTGGTTTATTGCCTTTCCCAAGAGTTCTGGCGTCATTATGTTCTATAAAAGGATCGTTCCCACTGAGACCCCAGACTAGCATCTTTTCCTATCCCGTCTCCCACTGTTCAGCTCTGGATTCTTGACCATGTCTGAAGCATCACCATGGCAACGTTTACAAGTTGGGAGTGACTGTGTCAAGAGAAGGGGATGAGAGTTCAGGGGCCTTTGAGTGCAACCGAGGGCCACAAAACAATGAGCTGTTAATGAGGACTGCAAAATATGAGGAAGTTTCAGGACCTTCTGGTTCATTTGCCCACCCTGACCTTATCACTTTGGCATAAGTCACTGACAGAGCGAAAACAATAAAGGCTCAAAATGTAGCTGCCCTATTAGCACCAGTGTAATGCTTTACAAGCAATGAGAGAAGTAATAGTTACGtagtaaaataatgcattagtttcagttttactagaaaatatctgagttacttttcaaataagtaaagcaagttactttgttttcccatttactCACTGACAGCTCTCAGGTCCctgtgttgagagaaattgggagtGAGGTGCAAAGGCACTTCCtttattattcatttcacttttggtttgAAAGGGCCcttacagttgccaaaaatataacctTTCACATGACCAACTGCATACCACTCAGTTTAAATCCGTGTATCTGTGTCACAAGACAATTTCAGTTACTGCAAAAATTAATAGTGGCTGACAAACTTGCCAATGGGGTTTTTCTACAATAGTACTGAAAATGAACAATGTAAAGCAAAAAAGCTTCACTCATATCTATGGTTGCTCATATGAGACTTTTTGAGAGTCTCATAGTCTAATTTACTATTTCTGTTTTACTTTGGAAAAAGGATATTAAATGAGATGAAAAACTATTTGTGGAGAACCTCGTCCTTACTTAAGCACCATCTTTTCAAATCTACATTtcaaaaaacttttcaaaaaattgatttgcattttaatgagtgaaataagtcACTCCTAAGTGACCCCTttgcaaaacataatttagtaCTTGGTGGCAAAACCCTTGTTGGCAATGACAGAAGTCAGATGTTTCTTGTAATTGGTCACCAGGTTTTTGTCCCACTCCtctttgcagatcctctccaagtCATTAAGGTTTTAAGGCTGACGTTTGGCGACTCAAACCTTTAGCTCCCTCcacagattttctatgggattaaagtctggagactggctaggccaCTCCAGGATCTTAATGTGCTTCTTCTTGAACCACTCCTTTGTTGCCTTGaccgtgtgttttgggtcattgtcgtGCTGGAATACCCATCCACGGACCCATTTTCAATGAGGGAAGGAGGTTCTCTCCCAAGATTTTACGGTACATGGCCCTATCCATCATCCCTTTGATGCGGTGCGGTTGTCCTGTCCCCTTagcagaaaaacacccccaAAGCATCATGTTTCAGCTTGTTACCTGTATAAAAACACCTGGGAGCCAGAAATCTTGCTGATTGATAGGGaatcatatatttatttcactcatttaaacgcaaatcaatttataactttttgaAATGCGAAAATCATCAGGGGATCAAATAATTTTTCCCCCATTGTATCcttattttgtgattattgcAGTAATCTTTTTGTACCAACCAGCATTAatttagttacatttaaaaacttcaGATTTGAACAGGCGTGCAGAAAGAATAACAGTaagttcatattttatttcaaatactcatttacaaatacaaatattacaaatggcagctgtgtttttgattctattaatttaacatttcatataAACAAAACAGGCAAGTACAGCAGATGACCACAAATACCGTTTCGGCCAGCAATAAATCTCTTTCATCCGTAAAGTGCATCAGAGTTGAAGAAACCTACATGTACAAATGGACACACACCTCACACACAATTTACTTCAACATATTTGCTTTGGGATCTTGAATTATTAcatatcatattttaaatggACGTTTTGCATTAATTTGTACCTGTAACTCAAGTAAACAGTCAATTTGACCTGAAAGGGCAAGTTAAAAATCAATATAGTAACATGACATGAGCATTCACTTCTGTCTGTCTACTGTTTGACTACGGCAGCTCCATTCGTTTCAACATTCTAACATTGCgaacaaaaaacacatattgACAGAAGGTTCTGGCAGGAACCCTTCTGATGTGCGCTGTTACCTGCACAGAGCACTCAAGTTTTCAGAGGTAGAGCTAAAGACAGTGCTGGATGAGACTCTCCTGACAGTTTCCATCAAAGTCCTGAAATGGGAGGCGAAACTTGCTGTGACCTGAATCGGAGAGCTGAGAGCTCTGAAAGCAGCAGTCATTCTGCTCGGATCCATTACAGTGTCCATTCTGGGCAGACCCAATGAATGGCTCCTTTATTTACTGGCAGCTTGAATTGACTGttcacacatatattaatttagttCCTTATGCATGTTAAGACATTTCATAAATGCACAGATAACAATCCACATCTGCTCAGAGTCCAATAAACCAGATATCATCTCCACATGGGTTGGGAGGCAGGTTTAGGAATTTTAGGACCTGGGATTCTGGTGCCAGGACTCTTGGCTGTCTTGGCTTTGGCTGCACTTATGATGGTGGTGCGGATTGTCTTTGCAGTTGTAGCAGCGGTGGGAGAGGGTATGGTGTTGGAAGTCTGGGATTCAAAGTTGGGCGCAAGCCGTTTGGACACGCGAAGCGGTGAGCCCCTCACAAATTTGTCCTTTTCCTGGTTCAACTTTTCAGTAGCATCACCTTTTTGTTTCCCCGTGTCAGACGGGGCATTTACCTTCTGACGTGCACCACCGTTGCGCTTGAGTTCATTCTGAACGCCAGTGAAGCGTGTCACCAGCGATGTGCGAATGGACGTGGGCCGTGTAGGGGAAGGGCGTGATACCTGACTAGCTGACAAGCCGTCGGCAGGAGCCGGTTCCGCCTTTGTGCGCACTCTTGGGATCCCGCTGCTGTTGGCGGGCCCTCCTCGTTGTACCAGCAGTCTTTTGGTTGGTCCTCGAGTAGGTGTCTTTACCAGACGGGAATCATCCTTAGCATGCGGTGAGCTTGTGCCATCTCGCTCCTCGGCTTCCCGCTCTTTCTTCCATTTGGAGCAGTGATTGGTGGTTGGCCTCGTCACAGTTGGCGAAAGGCTCTCGTAGGAGCGTAGGCCCCTCACTAGGGTGTGGCACTCCAACGTCTCTCCAATGCCCGGGTAAACATGCTCTCTGTCTGGGCTACAGGTCTCCTGTGCTATAGGAGGACTATCTGCAGGAGGAGAAGATGCACTTGACCACGTCTCTCCCAACAAAGTAGTAACCGTTTTGGCTTCTGTCTGTGGTGTTACTCCCTTTTGAGATGGAGACTCTTTGCCATTTACACAATCTTTATTCTTAGCATCCTCCGAGGTATTGGTCTCTATCTGTGTCAGCCTTTCAGAGGTGTCTCGAACCGGTTTCTCAACTTTCAAAACTTTGTTAGGGGATAGTCCTGTGAGCGCCAAGACATTCACTGCCCCCTGTTGATGTGACGTGATACTTGTTTTTCCCAAAGCAACAAAAGCATTATCACTAGGCACCGTCCTTGTATTCAACCTGGAATGGCTTTTCATAGCATTCGCATCTCGTTGCAGATCACACGTTGAATCTGTGCTTGAACGCTGAGCTTGTTTGACCTTATTTATCCCTTGTTTAGTTTTCTCAGTGTCTGTATCATTCTTCTGTAGTGAATGTCTAAATTCTGAGTCTTTGCTGAATCCATCAGGGTTAAGAGCATGAAGGTTTCCACCCTCTGATTCGCAGTGCTTTTGGTTGTTAGATTTCATATTCCTCTCGTCGGAGCGGAGGAAGTACTGCGAGAGCCTGCGCAGACTGCGGCGGCTTCCCGTGTAACTTAAACTCCGCTGTAGCGCGTGCTCCAGATCATCAGACTCCTGCTCCGCTTCCAGTCCAGTGCACAGAGCCAGAGATCGCCGCTTTTCCACATTCTCACGCTCACGTGCCAAACGCCGCTGCTCTTGTAATTCTCGCTCTGTGTTCTCCTGTTGggaaacaaatgaacaaattaagGCTGTGCAATATATTGAAATTATCGACATTTCGCAATATGATGAACAAAAGACGAAGAGAAAATCATTCACTG
This portion of the Labeo rohita strain BAU-BD-2019 unplaced genomic scaffold, IGBB_LRoh.1.0 scaffold_72, whole genome shotgun sequence genome encodes:
- the fhdc2 gene encoding formin-J: MATIPVPPPPIPPPPPPPPPPPPPPPPVSGSGLTRMDSGRKHRLRNLNWERIPKERVEGRKSVWSGFLDDDCELSIDLNSLDELFGQKEGKKPDRASGFRRSLRRCGSPQETSVDKVMLLDSKRSMNVGIFLRQFKIAAREIVEDVRRGVGERYGAEKLAELCKLLPDNEEEARLKKFSGDRSLLAEPDLFILSLVELPSFRMRLDVMILQQEFDPAVTSLCMAARCLREAARELLSCPELHYILRLVLKAGNYMNAGGYAGNAAGFRISSLLKLADTKANKPGMNLLHFVAMEAVKKDKDLLMFHSRLSHVGPASRLSEESVVEDLSRLQSRVAELRVRAQADAEIEQQTRTFLEVAEVRLQEAQDELESLQKTSKAIVDFFCEDDKSFKLEEACHIFHCFCHRFQKAVRENTERELQEQRRLARERENVEKRRSLALCTGLEAEQESDDLEHALQRSLSYTGSRRSLRRLSQYFLRSDERNMKSNNQKHCESEGGNLHALNPDGFSKDSEFRHSLQKNDTDTEKTKQGINKVKQAQRSSTDSTCDLQRDANAMKSHSRLNTRTVPSDNAFVALGKTSITSHQQGAVNVLALTGLSPNKVLKVEKPVRDTSERLTQIETNTSEDAKNKDCVNGKESPSQKGVTPQTEAKTVTTLLGETWSSASSPPADSPPIAQETCSPDREHVYPGIGETLECHTLVRGLRSYESLSPTVTRPTTNHCSKWKKEREAEERDGTSSPHAKDDSRLVKTPTRGPTKRLLVQRGGPANSSGIPRVRTKAEPAPADGLSASQVSRPSPTRPTSIRTSLVTRFTGVQNELKRNGGARQKVNAPSDTGKQKGDATEKLNQEKDKFVRGSPLRVSKRLAPNFESQTSNTIPSPTAATTAKTIRTTIISAAKAKTAKSPGTRIPGPKIPKPASQPMWR